A stretch of Prunus dulcis chromosome 6, ALMONDv2, whole genome shotgun sequence DNA encodes these proteins:
- the LOC117629799 gene encoding metallothionein-like protein type 2, giving the protein MSCGNGNCSCGSNCSCGSGCNCAYPDLSYSETTSTETIIAGVAHVKMYYEGSEMSYGAENDCKCGANCSCSSCGCHK; this is encoded by the exons atgtCTTGCGGCAACGGTAATTGCAGCTGTGGCTCAAACTGCTCCTGCGGCAGTGGCTGCAA TTGTGCCTACCCTGACTTGAGTTACTCAGAGACCACTTCTACTGAGACCATCATTGCTGGGGTTGCACATGTGAAGAT GTACTATGAAGGTTCTGAGATGAGCTATGGAGCAGAGAATGACTGCAAGTGTGGAGCAAACTGCAGCTGCAGCTCATGTGGCTGCCACAAATGA
- the LOC117629800 gene encoding metallothionein-like protein type 2 encodes MSCSCGSNCSCGSDCKCGKKYPDLEYSETTSTQTIIAGVAPVKMYYEGSEMSYGAENDCKCGSNCSCSSCSCNK; translated from the exons atgtCTTGCAGCTGTGGCTCAAACTGCTCCTGCGGCAGTGACTGCAA ATGTGGAAAAAAATACCCTGACCTTGAATACTCAGAGACCACTTCTACTCAGACCATCATTGCTGGGGTTGCACCTGTGAAGAT GTACTATGAGGGTTCTGAGATGAGCTATGGAGCAGAGAATGACTGCAAGTGTGGCTCAAACTGCAGCTGCAGCTCATGCAGCTGCAACAAATGA
- the LOC117631505 gene encoding probable GTP-binding protein OBGM, mitochondrial, protein MRAHLTKSLSHIKALRQSSKSPWLFLCSSSYCDAPHKKSKLAPLQERRMIDRFRLYAKGGGGGSGCTSTRRSRHDRRGRPDGGNGGRGGDVILECSPRVWDFSGLQPHLIAQRGGHGSSKNKIGTRGADKVAQVPIGTVIHIMKGEIPSVVVSHFSEDLDPWETPGMPIGDATGSDQHSALTSLNTEEDTGSSSSQPQRTVEESAGKTTQVGSTDIHSQSSSSSSESCTEDETEKKEQLQLNVAELTVQGQRITIACGGEGGLGNVSSVKVFDDEESSIRVGLPGSEAVLILELKSIADVSLVGMPNAGKSTLLGAISRAKPAVGHYAFTTLRPNLGNLNFEDFSLTVADVPGLIKGAHENRGLGHAFLRHIERTKVIAYVVDLASALDGRKGTPPWEQLRDLVLELEYHLEGLSNRPSLIVANKIDEDGAEEVYEELKRRVQDVSIFPVCAVLEEGVPELKTGLRMLVNGEISDRLHLDKIMVD, encoded by the exons ATGCGGGCGCACCTTACAAAATCGCTTTCGCACATAAAGGCCTTGAGGCAGTCTTCCAAGTCTCCATGGCTTTTTTTGTGTTCTTCTTCCTACTGTGATGCTCCTCACAAGAAGTCAAAGCTTGCCCCTCTACAG GAAAGGAGAATGATAGACAGGTTCAGGCTTTATGCTAAAgggggtggtggtggcagTGGTTGCACCAGCACTCGCCGTAGTCGGCATGATCGCCGAGGAAGACCTGATG GTGGGAATGGTGGAAGAGGTGGTGATGTGATTTTGGAATGTTCCCCAAGAGTTTGGGACTTCAGCGGTTTGCAACCTCACCTT ATTGCACAGAGAGGGGGACATGGATCCTCAAAGAATAAAATTGGCACCAGAGGAGCAGATAAG gttGCCCAAGTGCCCATTGGCACTGTGATTCATATTATGAAGGGTGAAATTCCTTCTGTAGTTGTAAGCCATTTTTCTGAagatttggatccatgggagACTCCAGGTATGCCTATTGGTGATGCAACTGGATCTGACCAGCACTCTGCCCTTACTAGCCTAAATACAGAAGAGGATACTGGCAGCTCATCATCTCAACCTCAAAGAACCGTTGAGGAATCAGCTGGCAAAACCACCCAAGTTGGATCAACTGATATTCATTCccaatcttcatcttcttcatctgaGAGTTGCACAGAAGATGAGacagagaaaaaagaacaacTTCAGTTGAATGTTGCTGAATTGACTGTACAAGGTCAACGAATAACTATTGCTTGTGGAGGGGAAGGTGGTTTGGGTAATGTGTCCTCTGTGAAAGTATTTGATGATGAGGAGTCGTCCATTCGTGTTGGTTTGCCTGGTTCTGAAGCTGTTCTTATATTAGAGCTAAAGAGCATTGCTGATGTGAGCCTAGTGGGAATGCCAAATGCCGGTAAAAGCACTCTATTAGGGGCTATATCGAGGGCTAAGCCTGCAGTGGGCCATTATGCCTTCACAACTCTTAGACCGAATTTGGGGAATCTGAACTTTGAGGACTTTTCACTCACAGTTGCTGATGTTCCAGGACTCATCAAGGGTGCACATGAGAATCGCGGACTTGGACATGCATTCCTGCGGCACATAGAACGAACAAAAGTTATAGCTTATGTGGTAGACTTGGCTTCTGCATTGGATGGTAGAAAGGGAACCCCGCCTTGGGAACAGCTTAGGGATTTAGTTTTAGAGCTTGAGTACCATCTAGAGGGTTTATCAAATCGGCCATCCTTGATAGTAGCAAATAAAATAGATGAAGACGGTGCTGAAGAAGTGTATGAAGAATTGAAAAGAAGGGTGCAAGATGTTTCTATATTCCCTGTATGTGCTGTTTTGGAGGAAGGAGTGCCAGAGCTAAAAACTGGTCTTAGGATGCTTGTGAATGGTGAAATTTCAGACAGACTCCATTTAGATAAAATTATGGTTGACTAA
- the LOC117629510 gene encoding uncharacterized protein LOC117629510: protein MGKQLQRQDSGVESNRPGCMWSLMHMLDYHHWNNVKNMLPHRKRAGGRRVRCNYESRKAALNSRDVGQREEFAAADAEPLLVQHPSTETSSAKKRSGKSRTKASSAKEKPREESTKSWILSFHVQSWLWRTSEVHDVQPSENCLDKTGKRGSTSPSKKQALSTEESEKVMELAPNKKPTKTNQAHKDISSDQFNDHADILEIFKANKEFFLKILQDPDVNTNQFPGLQNSKNKVRLTKSRSFPVADSSQARNIRPKRTLKHKQNEVWSFPKGEILLSGTQTPKLVTSESQEDYSMKSMPYVAGDISVGSSVMKQETSFSSPGLPEGFSHQGWNQLVINRFKDITQKLMYAIQEGKKENADPSIKALFRKDPSGCDEKELSETPDIAMGQQRHKVDGFDDNLGKPRIRRVRRTSSLDESLNRYTQLFESSYSSDQNKWDRSRSLKLKSEEKVPSTGNAQKFTRRNLSLPDLDYFCSTLNGAPKDAFRLGMPVKNAVDHNTNKENDGHVEPKSVSFPVETDKSEQLDAITETEFQNNMVERSENSGNIVDTEDLDDHLVEPAIGEIRTHQKQEIGLRMNPESELAQPIESSILEPNLSDYITSHAEFSTSEGSEINPRSSHVNESDCLAASCNIVNTEIEHKSVDNHSARFVFNKVDDPDSEFNYVKYVLELSGFIGHEDLGTWHSQDQPLDPALFKELEACFQHELDHQLLFDLVNETLLEVYERSYTYFPRALSLSGCIRPMPKGHHLLDDVWTRVSSYLSLRPEMDQSLDDVVARDLAKGDRWMNLQWDTECVALELEDLIFDELLDEAICI, encoded by the exons atgggaaagcAATTGCAGCGCCAGGACTCTGGTGTTGAGAGCAACCGTCCAGGCTGCATGTGGAGCCTAATGCATATGCTTGATTACCATCATTGGAACAATGTCAAAAATATGCTTCCACACAGAAAGCGCGCCGGAGGGAGACGAGTCAGAT GCAACTATGAAAGTAGGAAAGCAGCGTTGAACAGTCGTGACGTTGGTCAAAGGGAAGAATTTGCAGCTGCTGATGCTGAACCTTTGCTG GTTCAACATCCCAGTACAGAAACTAGCTCAGCAAAGAAAAGGTCTGGTAAATCTCGCACAAAAGCATCAAGTGCTAAAGAGAAACCTCGTGAAGAAAGCACCAAAAGCTGGATTTTAAGCTTCCATGTGCAATCATGGTTGTGGCGTACGAGCGAAGTGCATGATGTACAGCCTTCAGAAAATTGTTTGGATAAAACAGGAAAGAGAGGCAGCACTAGTCCCAGCAAGAAACAGGCACTTTCTacagaagaaagtgaaaaagTCATGGAATTGGCACCGAACAAGAAGCCAACAAAGACTAACCAGGCACACAAAGACATTTCCAGTGACCAGTTTAATGACCATGCTGATATTCTGGAGATATTTAAGGCAAACAAggaatttttcttaaaaatccTACAAGATCCAGATGTTAATACAAACCAGTTTCCTGGCCTGCAAAATTCCAAGAACAAAGTCAGACTAACAAAATCAAGGTCATTTCCTGTAGCTGATTCATCTCAAGCTAGAAATATTAGGCCTAAGAGAACACTCAAACACAAGCAGAACGAAGTTTGGTCCTTCCCCAAAGGAGAAATACTGCTTTCTGGTACTCAGACACCAAAGTTAGTGACATCCGAATCTCAAGAGGATTATTCTATGAAGTCCATGCCTTACGTGGCTGGTGATATCAGTGTAGGCAGCAGTGTcatgaaacaagaaacaagCTTTTCTTCTCCGGGTTTGCCTGAGGGATTTAGTCACCAAGGGTGGAATCAGTTGGTCATAAATCGTTTCAAAGATATAACACAGAAGCTAATGTATGCAATTCAGGAGGGCAAGAAGGAAAATGCTGACCCTTCCATTAAGGCACTCTTCCGGAAAGACCCTTCTGGATGTGATGAGAAAGAATTGTCCGAAACTCCGGATATAGCCATGGGACAACAGAGACACAAGGTGGATGGTTTTGATGATAATCTTGGGAAGCCAAGAATTCGCCGTGTAAGAAGAACCTCCTCTTTAGATGAGTCACTGAATAGATATACTCAGTTGTTTGAGTCTAGTTACAGCAGTGATCAAAACAAATGGGATCGCTCTAGGAGCTTAAAGTtgaaaagtgaagaaaaagttCCTTCAACTGGGAATGCTCAGAAATTCACTAGAAGGAATCTCTCATTGCCTGATCTTGACTATTTTTGTTCCACCTTAAATGGGGCACCGAAAGATGCTTTTCGTTTAGGGATGCCAGTTAAAAATGCTGTGGACCACAATACGAATAAGGAAAATGATGGTCATGTTGAGCCCAAGTCAGTGAGCTTTCCTGTAGAAACAGATAAGTCTGAACAACTAGATGCTATTACAGAGACAGAGTTTCAGAATAACATGGTAGAAAGAAGTGAAAACAGTGGTAATATTGTTGACACAGAGGACCTTGATGATCATTTAGTTGAGCCAGCAATAGGAGAAATCAGAACTCACCAGAAACAAGAGATTGGTTTAAGAATGAATCCAGAAAGTGAGCTAGCACAACCAATTGAAAGTTCTATTCTTGAACCTAATCTTTCAGACTATATAACTAGCCATGCAGAGTTTTCAACCTCAGAAG GTTCAGAGATAAATCCTAGGAGCTCCCATGTGAACGAGTCAGATTGTTTAGCAGCCTCCTGCAACATTGTAAACACTGAAATTGAACACAAGAGTGTGGACAATCACTCCGCGAGATTTGTATTCAACAAAGTGGATGATCCCGATTCTGAATTCAATTATGTGAAATATGTTCTTGAGCTGTCAGGCTTCATAGGTCATGAGGACCTTGGGACATGGCACTCACAGGACCAGCCTTTAGATCCTGCATTATTCAAGGAACTGGAGGCTTGCTTTCAGCATGAACTTGATCACCAGCTTCTGTTTGATTTAGTTAATGAGACACTGCTTGAGGTTTATGAAAGATCATACACCTACTTCCCAAGAGCCTTGTCCTTGAGTGGATGCATCCGTCCAATGCCCAAAGGGCACCATCTTCTTGATGATGTATGGACAAGAGTTAGCTCATACCTGAGCTTGAGGCCGGAGATGGACCAGTCGTTGGATGATGTCGTGGCTAGAGATTTGGCAAAGGGTGATCGCTGGATGAACCTGCAATGGGACACTGAGTGTGTGGCACTTGAACTCGAGGATTTGATCTTTGATGAACTATTAGATGAAGCTATTTGTATTTGA
- the LOC117629589 gene encoding fasciclin-like arabinogalactan protein 4 translates to MAITFLISHFTPTALLYFLLLSSSIHALNITTLLSPYPDFSDFTDLISSSISGDLLPRSSLTLLAVPNPFLSSTSALTRRLSPSSRADVLRYHVLLEYLSPSALLRIPPSGKLVTTLYQTTGRATNNFGSVNITRDPSTGVVSIRSPAPFSPSNATVLSLVTNLPYNVSIFSVNSLLVPYGFDLMASETRPPLGLNITKALIDGHNFNVAASMLAASGVVEEFEADEGGAGITLFVPTDTAFSNLPSNVRLQSLAADKKAVVLKFHVLHSYYPLGSLESIVNPVQPTLATEDMGAGSYTLNISRINGSVAINTGIVQASVTQTVFDQKPVSIFGVSEVLLPREIFGKNPILTPKPGTPLPGSGGAPPPDISPSPESLTGPPSHLSSPPGFREEIRSKAAAAIGGLGSFGIASCCIGLYLMV, encoded by the coding sequence ATGGCCATAACTTTTCTCATTTCCCATTTTACCCCTACAGCCCTACTCTATTTCCTCCTCCTGTCCTCCTCCATCCATGCCCTCAACATCACCACCCTCCTCTCCCCTTACCCTGACTTCTCTGACTTCACCGACCTCATCTCCTCCTCCATCTCCGGCGACCTCCTCCCCCGCTCCTCCCTCACCCTCCTCGCCGTCCCCAACCCCTTCCTCTCTTCCACCTCCGCCCTCACACGCCGCCTATCCCCCTCCTCACGGGCCGACGTCCTCCGCTACCACGTCCTCCTCGAGTACCTCTCTCCCTCCGCCCTCCTCCGCATCCCCCCCTCCGGCAAACTCGTCACCACCCTCTACCAGACCACAGGCCGCGCCACCAACAACTTCGGCTCCGTCAACATCACGCGCGACCCCTCCACCGGGGTCGTTTCGATCCGCTCCCCGGCCCCCTTCTCCCCCTCGAACGCCACCGTTTTGTCCCTCGTCACCAACCTCCCCTACAACGTCTCCATCTTCTCCGTCAACTCCCTCCTGGTCCCTTACGGCTTCGACCTCATGGCCTCCGAGACCCGCCCCCCTCTTGGCCTCAACATCACCAAGGCCCTCATCGACGGCCACAATTTCAACGTCGCCGCCTCCATGCTCGCAGCCTCGGGCGTAGTCGAAGAGTTCGAGGCCGACGAGGGCGGCGCCGGCATCACCCTCTTCGTCCCCACGGACACTGCGTTTTCAAATCTCCCATCGAATGTGAGGCTCCAATCGCTCGCAGCTGACAAAAAGGCCGTCGTCCTCAAATTCCATGTCCTCCATTCATACTACCCACTGGGCTCGCTCGAGTCGATCGTGAACCCGGTTCAGCCCACATTGGCTACAGAGGACATGGGAGCCGGCTCGTACACTCTCAACATCAGCAGAATCAACGGGTCGGTGGCGATCAACACTGGGATTGTGCAGGCCTCGGTCACCCAGACTGTGTTCGATCAAAAGCCCGTGTCAATTTTTGGGGTTTCTGAAGTTTTGCTGCCCAGAGAGATCTTCGGGAAGAACCCAATTTTAACTCCCAAGCCCGGGACGCCATTGCCCGGTAGCGGCGGTGCTCCGCCTCCGGACATTTCTCCCTCACCGGAGAGTCTAACTGGGCCTCCATCGCACCTCTCTTCGCCGCCGGGTTTTCGCGAAGAAATTAGATCCAAAGCTGCGGCGGCCATTGGTGGGTTGGGGAGCTTTGGGATTGCATCGTGTTGTATAGGACTGTATTTAATGGTATGa
- the LOC117632015 gene encoding probable protein phosphatase 2C 4, with translation MGNGFGKVSGCFTGGKERRCHGGHDVAVVASDSYDEGLGHSFCYVRPDPTWLASSKVHSEEATTFRTISGASVSANTSTPLSTSLVDLYSYNSIDRAAAFESSTSFASIPLQPIPRNLINSGPISGNLGAGVPGSGPLERGFLSGPIERGFMSGPLDRGIFSGPMEKGYSEQFQRSFSIGGLGFKPRSGKRKLIRVLQRAISKTIYRGQNSIVLPIKSRVVSVKEDWVVGGQEKFHHHNENLTVSSVNFSSEGSLEDDESLASQNLQWAQGKAGEDRVHVVVSEEDGWVFVGIYDGFNGPDAPDYLLSNLYSAVNKELKGLLWDERAESGAVAAPATSPVHYEDSNSVSNMESDGDLGRNPMVDDCAQCVEQENHPSASGDGNLDSNSRRMEGRNSKTKYRGTARKWEDNQRRWRCEWDRERVELDRRLKEQLSKFVGSDGSSAGGATINHSDVLKALSQALRKTEEAYLEVADKMLLENPELALMGSCVLVMLMKGEDVYVMNVGDSRVVLAQKAEPDYWLGKIRQDLERINEETLNDLEASDGERANTIPNLTAIQLTMDHSTSVEEEVHRIRNEHPEDPCAVMNDRVKGSLKVTRAFGAGFLKQPKWNNALLEAFQIDYVGTSPYITCFPSLHHHRLGPKDRFLVLSSDGLYQYFTNKEAVSEVELFITLQPEGDPAQHLVEEVLFRAAKKAGMDFHELLQIPQGDRRRYHDDVSIIVISLEGRIWRSCVYK, from the exons ATGGGGAACGGCTTTGGGAAAGTGAGCGGGTGCTTCACCGGCGGCAAAGAACGACGCTGTCACGGGGGGCACGACGTGGCGGTTGTAGCTTCTGACTCATACGACGAGGGACTCGGGCACTCCTTCTGCTACGTCCGACCCGACCCCACTTGGCTCGCCTCGTCCAAAGTCCACTCTGAAGAAGCAACCACCTTCAGAACCATCTCCGGCGCCTCGGTCAGCGCCAACACCTCCACCCCTCTCTCCACATCTCTAGTCGATCTCTACTCATACAACAGCATCGATCGAGCGGCGGCTTTCGAGAGCTCGACCTCCTTCGCTTCGATTCCTCTGCAACCCATCCCGAGAAATCTGATCAATTCGGGTCCGATTTCAGGTAATCTGGGAGCTGGAGTTCCCGGGTCGGGTCCGCTCGAGAGAGGGTTCTTGTCGGGTCCGATTGAGCGCGGGTTCATGTCGGGTCCGCTCGACCGCGGGATCTTCTCGGGTCCAATGGAAAAGGGTTACTCCGAACAGTTCCAGAGGAGCTTCTCAATTGGCGGTCTCGGGTTTAAACCGAGATCCGGGAAGCGGAAGTTGATTCGGGTTTTGCAGAGGGCGATATCGAAGACGATATATCGGGGTCAAAACTCGATTGTTTTGCCGATAAAAAGCCGGGTCGTATCGGTGAAGGAGGATTGGGTTGTTGGTGGACAAGAGAAGTTTCATCATCACAATGAGAACTTGACTGTGAGCAGTGTGAATTTCAGCAGCGAGGGTAGTTTGGAAGACGACGAGTCATTGGCAAGTCAGAATCTTCAATGGGCTCAGGGGAAAGCAGGGGAGGATCGGGTACACGTCGTTGTTTCGGAGGAGGATGGATGGGTTTTTGTCGGGATTTACGACGGATTCAACGGCCCAGATGCGCCGGATTACTTGTTATCCAACTTGTACTCAGCTGTGAACAAGGAGTTGAAAGGGTTGTTGTGGGATGAGAGGGCTGAATCGGGTGCGGTGGCCGCCCCTGCAACCTCCCCTGTTCACTATGAAGATTCGAATTCGGTTTCGAATATGGAGAGTGATGGTGATTTGGGAAGGAATCCAATGGTGGATGACTGTGCTCAGTGTGTTGAGCAAGAGAATCATCCTTCTGCAAGTGGGGATGGGAATTTAGATTCCAATTCCAGGAGAATGGAAGGGAGGAATTCGAAAACCAAGTACCGGGGCACCGCAAGGAAATGGGAGGATAATCAGAGGAGGTGGAGGTGTGAATGggatagagagagagtggagCTTGATAGGAGGTTGAAGGAACAGCTCAGTAAGTTTGTTGGCTCTGATGGGTCATCAGCAGGAGGAGCTACTATTAACCACTCTGATGTTTTGAAGGCTCTGTCTCAAGCTTTGAGAAAAACAGAGGAGGCCTATTTGGAAGTTGCTGATAAGATGCTTTTGGAAAATCCTGAATTGGCTCTGATGGGTTCTTGTGTTCTTGTGATGCTGATGAAGGGTGAGGATGTTTATGTGATGAATGTGGGCGATAGTCGGGTGGTTTTGGCTCAAAAGGCGGAACCCGATTATTGGCTAGGGAAGATTAGGCAGGATTTGGAGAGGATTAATGAGGAAACTTTAAATGATCTTGAAGCCTCTGATGGCGAGAGAGCCAATACAATTCCCAATTTGACTGCTATTCAGCTTACCATGGATCACAGCACCAGTGTAGAAGAG GAAGTTCATAGGATCAGAAATGAACATCCGGAGGATCCTTGTGCTGTGATGAATGACCGTGTCAAGGGTTCATTGAAAGTCACTCGGGCTTTTGGTGCCGGTTTTCTCAAACAG CCTAAATGGAACAATGCACTTCTAGAGGCGTTTCAAATAGACTATGTAGGGACTTCGCCGTACATCACTTGTTTTCCATCTCTCCACCACCACAGATTAGGCCCAAAAGACAGGTTTTTGGTACTATCCTCCGATGGGTTGTACCAATACTTCACCAACAAAGAAGCTGTTTCTGAAGTTGAACTTTTCATCACATTGCAACCCGAAGGTGATCCGGCACAGCATCTGGTTGAGGAAGTGCTTTTCCGGGCTGCGAAAAAGGCCG GTATGGACTTCCATGAGTTGCTCCAAATACCACAAGGGGATCGAAGGCGGTACCATGATGATGTTTCTATCATCGTTATTTCATTAGAGGGAAGAATATGGAGATCATGTGTATATAAGTAG